The following is a genomic window from Fundidesulfovibrio putealis DSM 16056.
GAAGGGCGCCATGCACCAGTTCTCGGTGATGGTAGTCACCAAGGACGGCGCGACCTGCAACCTCGATGGCATGATTGAGCTCGAGGACGGCGTCGGCGTGTTCCGGGGCACCTTCCAGAAGTGCAACTTCTCCCTGTATTTCAAGAACGGCGCGGCCATGATCGACAGCGCCAAGACCTGCGACCAGTGCGGCGTGAAGGCCACCATCGACGGCACCTACATCAAGGGATTCATGAAGAAGTAAGCGGTTCCCGCAAGCAGCCGCTTCCTGGCAGACGGGCCGTCCTCGACGAAAGGGCGGCCCGTTTTTTTGTTGCCAGGACGTCGGGTCCGTTGATGAGCGTTGCAGCACCGGGCCGTGGCAGGGCTCGTGAACGGAGGATGGGAGGGGTATTCCTCCAGCAGGACGGTTCATCCGTCTGCCTGGAAAACCCGGACAATCCCGAACGGCGTGCGCCGCTACGCCGCCTGGGCGCTGCCGTACTTGCTGGTGACGGAGGCCAGAGAGGCCAGTGCTGCGTCGAGCGATTCGCCTTCCAGGCCTGCGAGCAGGGCGTCCAGTTCGGCCTGGAGGGCGTCCAGTTCGTCAACGGGATCGGTAGCGTCGGGCTGATTCTGGGCCGTGGTCGCGCCGCCAGCGCCTGCGTTGCTGGCCAGGGCGGCTGAACCGGACCCGGCTGTGCTGGCGTTGCTGGCGAGTTCCGCTGCAGAGGAGCCTGCCGTGCTGGCGTTGCTGAGCACCGTGTCGGTCAGTTGCGAGCTGGCCGAGCTCCCGGTGCTGGCGTTGCTGGCTGCCACCTGGCTTGCGCTGGCGGCGGCTGCCGTGACTGCGGCGGCGGTCTTGGCGCTTGTCTTGGTTGACGTTTTCGTGGCTACGGTCTTGGTCGGCGTCGCTTGCGTCGCAGTCGTCGTTGCCGCCTTGGCCTGTTCGGTGATGAGCCCCATGGAGGTCATCTGCTTGGTGATGAGCGCCTGAAACGTCATGAACGCGGGGATGTTGCCCTGGTTCATGGCCAGCGAGGCCTGATAGTTGAGGTTTTGCAGCACCAGGCTGTCCTGGAAGCCTTTGGCCTGCTCAGGCGTCTGCGTGGCGGTTGTTGCCGCAGCCTGGGCCGTCAGGTTGGACTGGATCTGCGCCGCGATCACGGCGTTGGGGTCGGCTGCTGCCTGGGACACTTGAGATACTTGGGTTGCCAGCGTGTTGGCCGAAAACGTCAGGGACGCGGGCGTGGCCTGCTGCCCGACGTTCTGGCCTTGGCCCTGGATCTGGTTTGCAGCCAGCATCTGGGCGAACTGGGCGGCGAACTGGGCCGGATCGCCGGTCGGGCCGGAATTCTGCTGGGCCGTGAGGGCCTGGTCGTATGAGAGTTGGTCAAGTGCCGAGATCATGGAGCATCCTCCGTCGCGCCCGTCCGGCATGGGGAAAAGAGTGCCGGACGAAGGATCGCAGCCTTATGCGAGCAAGCCCCGTGCCCCAAACCGGATGCTTTTGTGCGGCGGGCGCTTAGCTGCGGACCGGAAAACCAGGCGGGCGCGGACCGGAAGAAATGACCACACGAAAAAGGGGGCCGCAAAGCCCCCTTTATTCGTCAATGCGCCTGCAAGTCGCTAAATGATGCCGTGGAGCGGGCCGCCCGGCGCACCCAGGCTGTCCGCGAACTTCTCCGCATCCGGGTCGGGATCGAGGGGGGGGGCGTGGTAGGTCTTCAGCCGCCCGTCGATGATGATCGGCCCCTGGCATCCCCAGTGCTTGCAGTGGATGAATTCGCCCACGCCGTAGGTGTCCGTGGCCGGGTCGGAGCGGGTGAAGGTCACCCACAGGAAGTTCGCCCAGGATGCGGCCGTGAACGGCGCGTCGTCCGCCACCACCACCAGGGGGAAGCCTTCCAGCCCCGCCTCGGCGGTCATGGACCGGGCCAGCTCCTGCAGGAGCGGGTCGTGCTCGTCGCGACCCCTGGCGTGGGCTGGACCCTGCATCACCAGAATGCCCGGCGCGAAGAGGCAGGGATGGCTGAATCCCTGGGCGAGCTTGAGCCCCGTGGGCATCTCCCGCCCGAGCTCCCTGCGCTTCTCGCCGGTGATCGCGATGACCACCTTGGACCCCTGGTTGAGGCTGATGCCCGAGTAGTCCAGTGTGTCCATGGTGGTGCGGGTGATGAAATGGAGGTCCCTGGCCGGGTCGATGCGCTCCAGCAGGTGCCGGAAGAAGGCCCTGACGTCGTGGCAGTGCAGCGAGGGGGCATCCTCCCTGGCTGCGATGAGCACGTACTTGGAGAGCGAGGTCTGCGTGTTGCCCAGCAGCGAGAGGGCGTTGGTGATGAGCTCCTGGGGCGTCCTCTCGGCGGCGTAGGGCACGTAGCGCTCGCTGCCGATGGCCAGCAGCAGCGGATGGACTCCGGCCTCGTCCACGGCGTGGACTTCGTGGACGCCGCTGAACACGGTGGACACCAGCGGCGCGGTCAGCTCGTGGATGAACGCGCCGAAGACCGTGTCCTCCTGGGGCGGCCTGCCCACAGTGGTGAAGGGCCAGACCGCGTCCGGCCTGTGGTAGACCTTGTCCACCGTCAGCACCGGGAAATCGTGGGCCAGGCTGTAATAGCCGAGGTGGTCGCCGAAGGGGCCTTCCGGGAGCTCGCGGCCCATGGCGATCCGGCCTGTGATGCAGAAGTCCGCCTCGGCCAGGATGGGCAGTCCGCCCGGCTGGGTGATCATGTCCATCCTGCGGCCGCCCAGCGCCCCGGCGAAGAAGAGCTCCGGCATGCCTTCCGGCAGCGGCATGACCGCAGCCACGGTCATGGAGGGGGGGCCGCCCACGAAGATGTTCACCTTGAGCGATTCGCCACGGGCCAGGGCCTCGCCGTGATGATGCCCGATGCCCCGGTGGATCTGGTAGTGCAGGCCGATTTCCCGGTCTGGCTCGAAGTGCTGGCCGGTGAGCTGCACCCGGTACATGCCGATGTTGGAGCGGGCGAACCCCGGCTGGGCCAGGCTCTCGGTGTAGACCTGGGGCAGCGTCACGTAGCCGCCGCCGTCGCCGGGCCAGGACTTGAGCTGCGGAAGCTGCGATATGCGCGTCTGGTTCGCCAGCACCGGCCCGTCCTTGACACGCCTGGGCAAGGCATGGATCAGGGCCGCCGGGACGCCGAGATGGCGCCACGGGCGCTTGAAGGCCTCCATGGGGTCGAGCTTCAGCCTGAAGAGGCTCTCGATGGCGCCCAGGGTCTTGCGGAAGATGAATTTGGTCCGCTTCATGGTCCCGAAGATGTTCCCGACCATGGGGAAGGGGGTGCCCTTGACGCGGGTGAACAGGATGGCCGGGCCTTTCGCCTGGAAAACCCGCCGCTGGATCGCCGCGACCTGCTGGTCGGCGTCGACCTCCACGTCGATGCGCCTGAGCTGCCCTGTAGCTTCCAGGTCCCGCAGACACTCGGAGAGATTTCTATAGCTCATCGGTCCTCAAAAGAAACGGGCGGCCATGGACCGCCGGGTTGTCTGACAGGGGGCACATTCCGGGCAACCGGAAGGAGGCCTGCCGGGGTTCAGCACTCTCGCCGTTTGGCGTTCCAGGACGGCTACAGATATTCCACCAGCTTAACGCTGGTGTTTCGCAGCCGAAAGCTCATGAGCCGGGCGATGTTGGTGGTGACCTTGAGGGCCAGGCGCATGTTTTTCTCGCACAGCGCCTCGTAGTCCTTCCTGCCGAGCATGAGCAGGGTCACGTCGTCCAGGGCTCTGGCCGTGGCGGAGCGCGGCGGGCCTTCGATCAGGGCCAT
Proteins encoded in this region:
- a CDS encoding UbiD family decarboxylase encodes the protein MSYRNLSECLRDLEATGQLRRIDVEVDADQQVAAIQRRVFQAKGPAILFTRVKGTPFPMVGNIFGTMKRTKFIFRKTLGAIESLFRLKLDPMEAFKRPWRHLGVPAALIHALPRRVKDGPVLANQTRISQLPQLKSWPGDGGGYVTLPQVYTESLAQPGFARSNIGMYRVQLTGQHFEPDREIGLHYQIHRGIGHHHGEALARGESLKVNIFVGGPPSMTVAAVMPLPEGMPELFFAGALGGRRMDMITQPGGLPILAEADFCITGRIAMGRELPEGPFGDHLGYYSLAHDFPVLTVDKVYHRPDAVWPFTTVGRPPQEDTVFGAFIHELTAPLVSTVFSGVHEVHAVDEAGVHPLLLAIGSERYVPYAAERTPQELITNALSLLGNTQTSLSKYVLIAAREDAPSLHCHDVRAFFRHLLERIDPARDLHFITRTTMDTLDYSGISLNQGSKVVIAITGEKRRELGREMPTGLKLAQGFSHPCLFAPGILVMQGPAHARGRDEHDPLLQELARSMTAEAGLEGFPLVVVADDAPFTAASWANFLWVTFTRSDPATDTYGVGEFIHCKHWGCQGPIIIDGRLKTYHAPPLDPDPDAEKFADSLGAPGGPLHGII